One Acropora palmata chromosome 2, jaAcrPala1.3, whole genome shotgun sequence genomic window carries:
- the LOC141875071 gene encoding N-acetylated-alpha-linked acidic dipeptidase 2-like, whose translation MSVKNATKTSSESSSKSDFLKFFSTFSVVLLVVCVSFICGYFTNVIHRVIVDEKVQPQTDSIKTLRKRRLASDFRSQLLNSLKAKNMKENLEYFSREPHFASSERNNDLAGDIAAKWRSYGFHQVEMAKYRVLMNFPYKDLKRNKVEIRRNHNEVVFKSQPVEKVLREDELKSKELPVFLGFSASGKVESEIVYANFGTEKDFEQLKGMGVSVKNKIVIIRQGRVFRGNKVSNAALHGASGAIIYTDPEEFAPDGPLNTFPKSWWLPDTGIQRGSAMGRQGPGDPLTPGFPSVDGIYRNPLNKSGLPTIPAMAMSYGDAKEILRRMKGPKAPDDWQGGLDLSYHVGPGFKDKRLSLHMEVNSKLEIRTIYNVIGKIRGTEEPDRYVLMGNHRDAWVFGAADPISGTAILMELSRGLGELLKSGWRPRRTIMLCSWDAEEIFVVGSAEYVEENAQILQDRAVAYLNMDVAVNGNFSINVDANPLLQNLAISLTKEILDPTVQNSQRSMYDVMVERDVTKHVNGSPFCDNLSFGSDYVAFYHFIGVSCADWSYIFGGRGTHGIRRSYPVYHSSHDTFYWIKTFIDPEFKTHLAVGKFAAIFLLELSESPLLPFNTTTYANLLHSKARELERNWHFKRRNINSTALFNAVNNFAKVSHEFEANKVTINTKDLRLVNDQMMQLEKAFIQTVEPNNPRQLRHVIYGPDLLNLYGGKYFPRLIHAVEIAIKSGDWQQVEKEISLLTFSINSAANVLKPI comes from the exons ATGTCTGTGAAAAATGCCACGAAAACTTCCTCTGAAAGCAGCTCCAAATCTGACTTCCTTAAATTTTTCTCCaccttttctgttgttttgcttgtggtttgtgtttcatttatttgtggTTACTTTACGAACGTGATTCATCGCGTAATTGTTGACGAGAAAGTTCAACCGCAAACGGATTCAATCAAGACGTTGAGAAAGCGCCGGCTTGCGTCAGATTTTCGTTCGCAACTTCTGAATTCATTGAAGGCTAAAAAcatgaaggaaaatttgga GTACTTTTCTCGAGAACCACATTTTGCCTCTTCCGAGCGAAACAATGATTTAGCAGGCGACATTGCGGCGAAATGGCGTAGCTATGGATTTCATCAAGTAGAAATGGCAAAGTACAGAGTTTTGATGAATTTCCCATACAAAGATTTAAAGAGGAACAAAGTGGAAATACGTCGAAACCATAACGAAGTTGTATTTAAATCACAGCCTGTTGAAAAG GTTCTACGCGAAGATGAACTAAAATCTAAGGAATTGCCAGTTTTCTTAGGTTTCTCGGCCAGTGGAAAAGTAGAAAGTGAGATTgtgtatgcaaattttggaaCAGAGAAAGACTTTGAACAGCTTAAGGGCATGGGCGTGTCTGTCAAGAATAAAATTGTCATCATTCGACAGGGAAGAGTCTTTAGGGGAAATAAG GTCTCTAATGCCGCTTTGCACGGCGCTTCCGGCGCCATCATTTACACGGACCCTGAAGAGTTTGCCCCTGACGGTCCTCTTAACACGTTCCCTAAATCCTGGTGGCTCCCAGACACCGGAATTCAGCGAGGGTCAGCTATGGGAAGACAGGGTCCCGGAGATCCACTCACCCCAGGTTTCCCCTCAGTTGATGGAATATACCGTAATCCGCTCAATAAGAGTGGATTACCCACAATTCCAGCCATGGCAATGTCTTACGGAGATGCAAAGGAAATTTTGCGGCGAATGAAAG GGCCTAAAGCACCCGATGATTGGCAAGGTGGCCTGGATCTTTCGTATCATGTGGGACCTGGGTTTAAAGACAAACGTCTCTCCTTACATATGGAGGTGAACAGCAAACTGGAGATAAGAACCATTTACAACGTGATCGGAAAGATTAGAGGAACGGAGGAACCCGACCGATACGTGCTCATGGGAAATCACCGAGATGCTTGGGTGTTTGGAGCAGCTGATCCGATCAGCGGTACGGCTATACTCATGGAGCTGTCACGTGGTCTTGGAGAGCTACTGAAATCAGGATGGCGGCCTCGCCGGACCATAATGCTCTGTAGCTGGGATGCGGAAGAAATATTTGTCGTTGGATCGGCAGAATATGTGGAAGAAAATGCTCAGATCCTGCAAGACCGTGCTGTGGCTTATCTTAACATGGACGTGGCCGTGAATGGCAATTTTAGCATTAACGTTGACGCGAATCCTCTGCTTCAAAACCTTGCGATTTCCTTGACTAAAGAAATCCTTGATCCAACAGTTCAGAACAGTCAAAGAAGTATGTACGATGTAATGGTGGAACGGGATGTTACTAAGCATGTCAATGGCTCCCCCTTCTGTGATAATCTATCATTTGGTAGTGATTATGTTgctttttatcatttcattGGTGTATCATGTGCCGATTGGTCTTATATTTTCGGGGGAAGAGGAACGCATGGAATAAGGCGTTCTTATCCAGTTTACCATTCTTCGCATGACACTTTTTACTGGATAAAAACTTTTATCGATCCCGAATTCAAGACTCATCTCGCCGTGGGGAAATTTGCGGCGATCTTTTTGCTTGAGCTATCAGAATCTCCTTTGCTGCCGTTCAACACGACAACATATGCTAATCTGTTGCATTCAAAGGCAAGAGAATTGGAAAGGAACTGGCATTTCAAAAGGCGCAACATCAACTCGACTGCGCTTTTTAACGCGGTGAACaatttcgcgaaagtttcgcACGAGTTTGAAGCAAACAAGGTAACTATTAATACAAAGGATCTCCGGCTTGTAAACGATCAAATGATGCAACTGGAGAAAGCATTTATTCAAACTGTAGAACCGAATAACCCTCGCCAATTAAGACATGTTATTTATGGACCTGATCTTTTGAACTTGTACGGCGGCAAATACTTTCCTCGACTCATCCACGCCGTCGAAATAGCGATAAAATCTGGAGACTGGCAACAAgttgaaaaggaaatttcctTGCTGACTTTCTCAATCAATTCGGCTGCTAACGTATTAAAACCAATCTGA